One genomic segment of Mesoterricola silvestris includes these proteins:
- the citF gene encoding citrate lyase subunit alpha — translation MAKNSLGREIPALWRGRALDPYIDPWSRKPEVLRATRPLVRRHPSDSKLLPSLRAALEKCELRNGMNISTHHHLRNGDLLLNLLVKEMDAMGLMDMGIASSSVHDVHAEIIPYIRKGVITRIETGVNGLIAQMVSKGELKCDIIVRSHGGRARSLVTGEVEVDAAFIAAPCCDVTGNMNGVHGPSACGSLGYAYTDARYAKKVVAVTDNLVRYPAAPISISQSDVDYVVQIESLGDPKKIVSTTTRVTRDPAGLLIAKYAAEVIHASGLLKDGFSFQTGAGGTSLAVADNVRRLMAENGVKGSFGCGGITGYFVDMLEEGYFETLFDVQCFDNKAVDSMRRNPCHREISADLYASPFNRGCVANMLDCVILGATEVDVDFNVNVNTESSGYLLHNTGGHCDVAAGAKLAIVVAPSMRGRLPVVRDAVTTVTTPGETVDVIVTERGICVSDKHPDLVAELRRRNLPVKDIRQFHEEITKVTGKPRPVEFEDEIVALVEYRDGSIIDVIRKVHE, via the coding sequence ATGGCGAAAAATAGCCTCGGGCGGGAGATCCCGGCCCTGTGGAGGGGCCGCGCCCTCGACCCCTACATCGATCCCTGGAGCCGCAAGCCCGAGGTGCTCCGGGCCACGCGGCCCCTGGTGCGCCGCCATCCCTCCGATTCCAAGCTCCTGCCCAGCCTGCGCGCCGCCCTGGAGAAGTGCGAGCTCCGCAACGGCATGAACATCTCCACCCACCACCACCTGCGCAACGGCGACCTGCTGCTGAACCTGCTGGTGAAGGAGATGGACGCCATGGGCCTCATGGACATGGGCATCGCCTCCAGCTCCGTGCACGACGTGCACGCCGAGATCATCCCCTACATCCGCAAGGGGGTCATCACCCGCATCGAGACCGGCGTCAACGGCCTCATCGCCCAGATGGTCAGCAAGGGCGAACTCAAGTGCGACATCATCGTGCGCAGCCACGGCGGCCGGGCCCGGTCCCTGGTGACCGGCGAAGTGGAGGTGGACGCCGCCTTCATCGCCGCCCCCTGCTGCGACGTCACCGGCAACATGAACGGCGTGCACGGCCCCTCCGCCTGCGGCTCCCTGGGCTACGCCTACACCGACGCCCGCTACGCCAAGAAGGTGGTGGCCGTCACCGACAACCTCGTGCGCTACCCCGCCGCGCCCATCAGCATCTCCCAGTCCGACGTGGACTACGTCGTCCAGATCGAGTCCCTGGGCGATCCCAAGAAGATCGTCTCCACCACCACCCGCGTCACCCGCGACCCCGCCGGGCTCCTCATCGCCAAGTACGCCGCCGAGGTCATCCACGCCTCCGGCCTGCTCAAGGACGGCTTCTCGTTCCAGACCGGCGCCGGCGGCACCTCCCTGGCCGTGGCCGACAACGTGCGCAGGCTCATGGCCGAGAACGGCGTCAAGGGCAGCTTCGGCTGCGGCGGCATCACCGGCTACTTCGTCGACATGCTCGAGGAAGGCTATTTCGAGACCCTCTTCGACGTGCAGTGCTTCGACAACAAGGCCGTGGACTCCATGCGCCGCAACCCCTGCCACCGGGAGATCTCGGCCGACCTCTACGCCAGCCCCTTCAACCGCGGGTGCGTGGCGAACATGCTGGACTGCGTCATCCTGGGCGCCACCGAGGTGGACGTGGACTTCAACGTCAACGTCAACACCGAGTCCAGCGGGTACCTGCTGCACAACACCGGCGGCCACTGCGACGTGGCCGCGGGCGCCAAGCTCGCCATCGTCGTGGCCCCCTCCATGCGCGGGCGGCTCCCGGTGGTGCGGGACGCGGTCACCACCGTCACCACCCCGGGGGAGACCGTGGACGTCATCGTCACCGAGCGCGGCATCTGCGTCTCGGACAAGCATCCCGACCTGGTGGCCGAACTGCGCCGGCGCAACCTTCCCGTGAAGGACATCCGCCAGTTCCACGAGGAGATCACCAAGGTCACCGGCAAGCCCCGGCCCGTGGAGTTCGAGGACGAGATCGTGGCGCTCGTGGAGTACCGGGACGGGTCCATCATCGACGTCATCCGGAAGGTCCATGAGTAG
- a CDS encoding triphosphoribosyl-dephospho-CoA synthase has protein sequence MSSRFLDARDERDRELHRALAQCGDAASILFVGCNVPGPAKARPGLSRLAQGALDGLEVQAVHSGFDALGPFHIAFSAGDPVQVKAAAVALEGLTPSGRLLDIDVYRPDGTQVDRASLGLPQRPCLLCEEPARECIRAGRHGQAELLAKVDALLHEHGAPQRLLPGTLAATLHLGAIRELDLTPKPGLVDRHDAGSHPDLTYEAMRASADLLPRYFEDLLARFGERRSLNELNQAGRDAEDRMLREIGTNAHKGYIFLSGLTLLAACQCRGRLAQLRPAIMDLAAKFFVACPPQGTHGADLRARQGLGGIRAEALQGLPAVFEHGWPAYRRALESGLEPRIAGFHLMAALMATVEDTTAVRRCGPEGLQRLRQDAQALQELLDLGRDPEPFLAALNEDYRRMNLTMGGVADCMALTWALHAASA, from the coding sequence ATGAGTAGCCGTTTCCTGGACGCCCGGGACGAACGGGACCGGGAGCTCCACCGGGCCCTGGCCCAGTGCGGGGACGCGGCCTCCATCCTCTTCGTGGGATGCAACGTGCCGGGCCCCGCCAAGGCCCGCCCGGGCCTTTCGCGCCTGGCCCAGGGGGCCCTGGACGGCCTGGAGGTCCAGGCCGTCCATTCGGGCTTCGACGCCCTGGGGCCCTTCCACATCGCCTTTTCCGCCGGGGACCCGGTCCAGGTGAAGGCCGCCGCCGTGGCCCTGGAGGGCCTCACCCCCTCCGGCCGGCTCCTGGACATCGATGTGTACCGCCCCGACGGCACCCAGGTGGACCGGGCCTCCCTGGGCCTCCCCCAGCGCCCCTGCCTCCTCTGCGAGGAACCCGCGAGGGAGTGCATCCGCGCCGGGCGCCACGGCCAGGCCGAACTCCTGGCCAAGGTGGACGCCCTGCTCCACGAGCACGGCGCCCCCCAGCGGCTCCTGCCCGGGACCCTGGCCGCGACCCTCCACCTCGGCGCGATCCGCGAACTGGACCTGACCCCCAAGCCCGGCCTCGTGGACCGCCACGACGCCGGCTCCCACCCCGACCTGACGTACGAGGCCATGCGCGCCTCCGCGGACCTCCTCCCCCGGTACTTCGAGGATCTCCTGGCGCGCTTCGGCGAACGCCGCTCCCTCAACGAACTGAACCAGGCCGGCCGCGACGCCGAGGACCGCATGCTGCGCGAGATCGGCACCAACGCCCACAAGGGCTACATCTTCCTTTCCGGCCTGACCCTCCTGGCCGCGTGCCAGTGCAGGGGCCGCCTCGCCCAGCTCCGCCCTGCCATCATGGACCTGGCCGCGAAGTTCTTCGTGGCCTGCCCCCCCCAGGGCACCCATGGCGCCGATCTGCGGGCCCGCCAGGGTCTGGGCGGCATCCGGGCCGAGGCCCTGCAGGGCCTCCCCGCGGTCTTCGAGCACGGGTGGCCCGCCTACCGCAGGGCCCTGGAATCCGGCCTGGAGCCCCGCATCGCCGGGTTCCACCTCATGGCCGCCCTCATGGCCACCGTGGAGGACACCACCGCCGTGCGCCGCTGCGGCCCCGAAGGCCTCCAGCGCCTGCGCCAGGACGCCCAGGCCCTCCAGGAGCTCCTGGACCTGGGCCGGGACCCCGAGCCCTTCCTGGCGGCCCTCAACGAGGACTACCGCCGCATGAACCTCACCATGGGCGGCGTGGCGGACTGCATGGCCCTCACCTGGGCCCTGCACGCGGCCTCGGCCTGA
- a CDS encoding 1,4-dihydroxy-2-naphthoate polyprenyltransferase: MATAAQWVSGARPFTLPAAMAPVAAGTGAAAALDGASAPRALLALAVALALQIGVNFANDYSDGIRGTDAHRVGPFRLTGSGAARPRAVLAAALGAFGCAAAAGLALVALCGAWWLLAVGAACIPAAWFYTGGRRPYGYRALGEVFVFVFFGLVAVLGTTFAQAGRLSLPALCASVGVGALACAILVANNLRDLPTDAASGKRTLAVKLGDRATRRLYGALVAAAALVLLPVVPGRPWAALTFLVAPLAVAPLKAVLGGAEGRDLLPVLRRTGGLELAYGVVLGLALSL; encoded by the coding sequence ATGGCGACGGCGGCACAGTGGGTTTCGGGGGCACGCCCCTTCACCCTCCCGGCCGCCATGGCCCCCGTGGCCGCGGGCACCGGCGCCGCCGCCGCCCTGGACGGCGCCAGCGCCCCCCGGGCCCTCCTGGCCCTGGCCGTGGCCCTCGCCCTGCAGATCGGGGTGAATTTCGCCAACGACTATTCCGACGGGATCCGCGGCACCGACGCCCACCGGGTGGGTCCCTTCCGCCTCACCGGCTCGGGCGCCGCGCGCCCCCGGGCGGTGCTGGCCGCGGCCCTGGGCGCCTTCGGCTGCGCCGCGGCGGCCGGCCTGGCGCTGGTGGCCCTGTGCGGGGCCTGGTGGCTGCTGGCCGTGGGCGCGGCCTGCATCCCCGCCGCCTGGTTCTACACCGGCGGCCGCAGGCCCTACGGCTACCGGGCCCTGGGCGAAGTGTTCGTGTTCGTGTTCTTCGGGCTGGTGGCCGTGCTGGGCACCACCTTCGCCCAGGCCGGCCGCCTTTCCCTGCCCGCGCTGTGCGCCTCGGTGGGGGTGGGCGCCCTGGCCTGCGCCATCCTGGTGGCCAACAACCTCCGGGATCTCCCCACCGACGCCGCCTCCGGGAAGCGCACCCTGGCCGTGAAGCTGGGGGACCGGGCGACCCGTCGCCTCTACGGCGCCCTGGTGGCCGCGGCGGCCCTGGTCCTCCTGCCGGTGGTGCCCGGGCGCCCCTGGGCGGCCCTGACCTTCCTGGTGGCGCCCCTGGCGGTGGCGCCGCTGAAGGCGGTGCTGGGGGGCGCGGAAGGAAGGGACCTGCTGCCGGTGCTGCGGCGGACCGGGGGGCTGGAACTGGCCTACGGGGTGGTGCTGGGGCTGGCGCTGAGCCTGTAG
- a CDS encoding C1 family peptidase, whose protein sequence is MFARLCLPLLLAAPLLAQPITSERLDQLAASCPQDAGFRALRNALAQNDGRKLAEDWSRITAVDAHFTKRIADEPVANQMASGRCWMFSSLNLFRRTAAAHLGCDTVELSQNYLFFYDKLEKANLFLDAIARTRGTAATDRRVEFLLASPVQEGGNWQGFVDLVKKYGVVPKDVMPETFSSSNSAALNQVLFLRLKVAGVRIRAAKDEAAIEALKLQAMKDVYRILAMHLGVPPTHFTWRYVAKDKQLTPRKAWTPKDFFKEAIGADLDGFVALYSIPTLPFQKKYEIDLDRALVDGPNMFFVNCPLEVLKEAAKTCILSDRLVWFGADVSQDMQREEGLLMPGVRDFTSLYGMDFAMDRRECFESRRSVPNHNMVFTGVDIADGKPVKWLVENSWGDKGGKKGYYTMMDGWFDHFVQVVVVPRAVVPKAVLDLFGTPAEVLPPWDPMMSALNVE, encoded by the coding sequence ATGTTCGCCAGGCTCTGCCTCCCTCTCCTTCTCGCCGCCCCTCTGCTCGCGCAGCCCATCACGTCCGAGCGCCTGGACCAGCTGGCCGCCTCCTGCCCCCAGGACGCCGGGTTCCGCGCCCTGCGCAACGCCCTGGCCCAGAACGACGGCCGCAAGCTGGCCGAGGACTGGTCCCGCATCACCGCCGTGGACGCCCACTTCACCAAGCGCATCGCCGACGAGCCCGTGGCCAACCAGATGGCCAGCGGCCGGTGCTGGATGTTCTCCTCCCTGAACCTGTTCCGGCGCACCGCCGCCGCCCACCTGGGCTGCGACACCGTGGAACTGAGCCAGAACTACCTCTTCTTCTACGACAAGCTGGAGAAGGCCAATCTCTTCCTGGACGCCATCGCCCGCACCCGGGGCACGGCCGCCACGGACCGGCGCGTGGAATTCCTCCTGGCCAGCCCCGTGCAGGAGGGCGGCAACTGGCAGGGCTTCGTGGACCTGGTGAAGAAGTACGGCGTCGTGCCCAAGGACGTCATGCCCGAGACCTTCAGCTCCTCCAATTCCGCGGCCCTGAACCAGGTGCTCTTCCTGCGCCTGAAGGTCGCGGGCGTGCGCATCCGCGCCGCCAAGGACGAGGCCGCCATCGAGGCCCTCAAGCTCCAGGCCATGAAGGACGTCTACCGCATCCTCGCCATGCACCTGGGCGTCCCCCCCACCCATTTCACCTGGCGCTACGTGGCCAAGGACAAGCAGCTCACCCCCCGCAAGGCCTGGACCCCCAAGGACTTCTTCAAGGAGGCCATCGGCGCCGACCTGGACGGCTTCGTGGCCCTCTACTCCATCCCCACCCTGCCCTTCCAGAAGAAGTACGAGATCGACCTGGACCGCGCCCTCGTGGACGGCCCCAACATGTTTTTCGTGAACTGCCCCCTGGAGGTCCTGAAGGAGGCCGCCAAGACCTGCATCCTCTCCGACCGCCTGGTGTGGTTCGGCGCCGACGTGAGCCAGGACATGCAGCGGGAGGAAGGCCTCCTCATGCCCGGCGTGCGCGATTTCACCTCCCTCTACGGCATGGACTTCGCCATGGACCGCCGGGAATGCTTCGAGAGCCGGCGCAGCGTGCCCAACCACAACATGGTCTTCACGGGCGTGGACATCGCCGACGGCAAGCCGGTGAAATGGCTGGTGGAGAACTCCTGGGGGGACAAGGGGGGCAAGAAGGGCTACTACACCATGATGGACGGCTGGTTCGACCACTTCGTCCAGGTGGTGGTGGTGCCCCGGGCCGTGGTGCCCAAGGCCGTGCTGGACCTCTTCGGCACCCCGGCGGAAGTGCTGCCGCCCTGGGATCCCATGATGTCCGCCCTCAACGTGGAGTAG
- a CDS encoding cytochrome-c peroxidase, with amino-acid sequence MSARIRNVRLLAGAGLALGLACGSAGSPGPGGGLSPAASLGEQIFKDTSLSASGLQSCATCHVAEAGHGSDNDLPAQLGGAALNLQGTRQSPTIRYLATNTGFHYDAEGTPTGGFFWDGRAETLADQAAGPFLNPLEMAMPSKAAVVAKLAAAPYAAAFRAAFGDAIFTDVEQAYRCMTLALQHYQREDRDFQPFSSKFDAFLRGGVRLTDAEARGMALFNDPQKGNCASCHPSSGPRPLFTDFTYDALGVPRNPALSANADPAYFDLGLGARPEIARPDLYGAFKVPTLRNVALRKALFHNGRFTSLTDAVTFYVQRDTHPEKWYPTAPDGTVMKFDDLPAKYHGNVNVKEVPYNRLPGQAPALTDAEVDDVVAFLKTLTDGYTR; translated from the coding sequence ATGTCTGCCCGCATTCGAAACGTCCGCCTCCTCGCCGGGGCCGGCCTGGCCCTGGGCCTGGCCTGTGGCAGCGCCGGGAGCCCCGGCCCGGGGGGCGGCCTCTCCCCCGCCGCCAGCCTGGGCGAGCAGATCTTCAAGGACACGTCGCTATCCGCCTCGGGCCTCCAGTCCTGCGCCACCTGCCACGTGGCGGAGGCGGGCCACGGCTCGGACAACGACCTGCCCGCCCAGCTGGGCGGCGCGGCCCTGAACCTCCAGGGCACCCGGCAATCCCCCACCATCCGCTACCTGGCCACCAACACGGGCTTCCACTACGACGCCGAGGGCACCCCCACGGGCGGGTTCTTCTGGGACGGCCGGGCGGAGACCCTGGCGGACCAGGCGGCGGGCCCCTTCCTCAATCCCCTGGAAATGGCCATGCCCAGCAAGGCGGCCGTGGTGGCCAAGCTGGCGGCGGCCCCCTACGCCGCGGCCTTCCGGGCCGCGTTCGGGGACGCCATCTTCACGGACGTGGAGCAGGCCTACCGCTGCATGACGCTGGCCCTCCAGCATTACCAGCGGGAGGACCGGGACTTCCAGCCCTTCAGCAGCAAGTTCGACGCCTTCCTGCGGGGCGGCGTCCGCCTCACCGATGCCGAGGCCCGGGGCATGGCCCTCTTCAACGATCCCCAGAAGGGCAATTGCGCCAGCTGCCATCCCTCCTCGGGCCCCCGCCCCCTCTTCACGGACTTCACCTACGACGCCCTGGGGGTCCCCCGCAACCCGGCCCTGTCCGCCAACGCCGATCCCGCGTACTTCGACCTGGGCCTGGGCGCCCGCCCGGAGATCGCCCGGCCGGACCTCTACGGCGCCTTCAAGGTGCCCACCCTGCGCAACGTGGCCCTGCGCAAGGCGCTCTTCCACAACGGGCGCTTCACCTCCCTCACGGACGCGGTGACCTTCTACGTGCAGCGGGACACCCACCCGGAGAAGTGGTACCCCACGGCGCCCGACGGCACGGTGATGAAGTTCGACGATCTGCCGGCGAAGTACCACGGGAACGTCAACGTCAAGGAAGTTCCCTACAACCGCCTGCCCGGCCAGGCGCCGGCCCTCACCGACGCCGAAGTCGACGACGTCGTGGCGTTCCTCAAAACCCTCACCGACGGCTACACCCGCTAA
- a CDS encoding porin family protein: MKALHLPLLTACLALSPLRAQTPPEDLAKRVDALSRELERVKGELEARPASGTVLGGYGEIQFSHFTKDGAKDTADLRRFVLALTHRFDDRTELVTELEVEHAVSSSDDKGEVEIEQAYIQHRLSPTWSLRGGLFLVPAGLLNEHHEPTAYYGVERNAVETAIIPSTWREGGLQVVGAFDNGILLQAGVSTGFDFSKWDAASTEGAESPLGAVHQELSGAKSHDLAAFAALNWRGLPGLLLGGSWFHAKGAQGQPAMPPMAATLWDVHARWTPGPFDLSALYARGTVADTAAFNQTRVGSPTLVPSRFEGWYGQAAWHLWSSGSYALAPFVRYESVNTAAAFEPLAPASLTPEAAPAERIWTAGLTFNLNPHVVLKADLRRFRNDTAQNRVNLGLGWAF, from the coding sequence ATGAAAGCCCTCCACCTTCCCCTGCTCACCGCATGCCTCGCCCTGTCCCCCCTGCGCGCCCAGACCCCGCCCGAGGACCTCGCCAAGCGCGTGGACGCCCTCTCCCGCGAGCTCGAACGCGTCAAGGGCGAACTGGAGGCGAGGCCCGCCTCCGGCACCGTCCTGGGCGGCTACGGCGAGATCCAGTTCTCCCACTTCACCAAGGACGGCGCCAAGGACACCGCCGATCTGCGCCGCTTCGTGCTGGCCCTCACCCACCGCTTCGACGACCGCACCGAACTGGTGACGGAGCTGGAAGTGGAGCACGCGGTCAGCTCCTCCGACGACAAGGGCGAGGTGGAGATCGAGCAGGCCTACATCCAGCACCGCCTCTCCCCCACCTGGTCCCTGCGGGGCGGGCTCTTCCTGGTGCCCGCGGGCCTCCTCAACGAGCACCACGAGCCCACCGCCTACTACGGCGTGGAGCGCAACGCCGTGGAGACCGCCATCATCCCCAGCACCTGGCGGGAGGGGGGCCTCCAGGTGGTGGGCGCCTTCGACAACGGCATCCTGCTCCAGGCCGGCGTCTCCACCGGCTTCGATTTCTCCAAGTGGGACGCGGCCTCCACCGAGGGCGCCGAATCCCCCCTGGGCGCCGTGCACCAGGAGCTGTCCGGGGCCAAATCCCACGACCTCGCCGCCTTCGCCGCCCTGAACTGGCGGGGCCTCCCCGGCCTCCTCCTGGGGGGTTCCTGGTTCCACGCCAAGGGCGCCCAGGGCCAGCCCGCCATGCCCCCCATGGCCGCCACCCTCTGGGACGTCCACGCCCGCTGGACCCCCGGCCCCTTCGACCTGAGCGCCCTCTACGCCCGGGGCACCGTGGCGGACACCGCCGCCTTCAACCAGACCCGCGTGGGCAGCCCCACCCTGGTCCCCAGCCGCTTCGAGGGCTGGTACGGCCAGGCCGCGTGGCACCTGTGGTCCTCCGGATCGTACGCCCTGGCCCCCTTCGTCCGCTACGAATCCGTGAACACCGCCGCGGCCTTCGAGCCCCTGGCCCCCGCCTCCCTGACGCCCGAGGCCGCCCCGGCGGAGCGCATCTGGACCGCGGGCCTCACCTTCAACCTCAACCCCCACGTCGTCCTCAAGGCCGACCTCCGCCGCTTCCGGAACGACACCGCCCAGAACCGGGTGAACCTGGGGCTGGGGTGGGCGTTCTAG
- a CDS encoding thioredoxin family protein — MRAFTLSLLLCASLAPLAAKAPAKVALKAGPFDPARDSFKDLELAKAEARKSGRRIILDVGGNWCSWCHLLHGFWEAQKDVKELRDKHFVFVLVNFSKEAKNEKFLAQFPKVPGYPHLFVLDADGKLLHSQDTGVLEEGEGYSREKVLAFLNAWKA; from the coding sequence ATGCGAGCCTTCACGCTTTCCCTCCTCCTCTGCGCGAGTCTCGCGCCCCTCGCCGCCAAGGCCCCGGCAAAGGTGGCCCTCAAGGCCGGCCCCTTCGACCCCGCCCGGGACAGCTTCAAGGACCTGGAACTGGCCAAGGCCGAGGCCCGCAAATCCGGCCGGCGCATCATCCTGGACGTGGGCGGCAACTGGTGCTCCTGGTGCCACCTGCTCCACGGCTTCTGGGAGGCCCAGAAGGACGTGAAGGAACTGCGGGACAAGCATTTCGTCTTCGTCCTGGTGAACTTCAGCAAGGAAGCCAAGAACGAGAAGTTCCTGGCCCAGTTCCCCAAGGTCCCCGGCTACCCCCACCTCTTCGTCCTGGACGCCGACGGAAAGCTCCTCCACTCCCAGGACACCGGCGTGCTGGAAGAGGGCGAGGGGTACAGCCGCGAAAAGGTGCTGGCCTTCCTCAACGCCTGGAAAGCCTAG
- a CDS encoding ExbD/TolR family protein, whose protein sequence is MNVRRPSAKADINITPLIDIVLVLLIVFIVLVPGLSRALDVAVPRVAGPSPDRGPEVPVVVTLDGEGRLFLQREEVTLATLRERLVPVVMLQPLGLRRVFLKVDGELAHERAVQVLDQIRVASDQARRETRARPGFQDEDGGAVKVALTRLKAT, encoded by the coding sequence ATGAACGTGCGCCGCCCCAGCGCGAAGGCGGATATCAACATCACGCCCCTGATCGATATCGTCCTGGTGCTCCTCATCGTCTTCATCGTCCTGGTGCCCGGGCTCTCCCGGGCCCTGGACGTGGCCGTGCCCCGCGTCGCCGGGCCATCCCCGGACCGGGGCCCCGAGGTGCCCGTGGTGGTGACCCTGGATGGCGAAGGGCGGCTCTTCCTGCAGCGGGAGGAGGTGACCCTGGCGACCCTGCGGGAGCGGCTGGTGCCCGTGGTGATGCTCCAGCCCCTGGGCCTGCGCAGGGTCTTCCTGAAGGTGGACGGGGAACTCGCCCACGAGCGCGCCGTGCAGGTGCTGGACCAGATCCGCGTGGCCTCCGACCAGGCCCGCCGCGAAACCCGGGCGCGGCCGGGGTTCCAGGATGAGGATGGGGGGGCGGTGAAGGTGGCGCTGACGCGGCTTAAGGCAACCTAG
- a CDS encoding MTH1187 family thiamine-binding protein — MHVIVDFTVVPVGAGVSLSRHIAEVERVLAGTGLTYELHANGTNIEGEWDAVMGAIRACHERLHAMGVPRIHTDIKLGTRSDRPQAMADKVASVKRVLGN; from the coding sequence ATGCATGTGATCGTGGATTTCACGGTGGTGCCGGTGGGCGCGGGGGTCTCCCTCTCCCGGCACATCGCCGAGGTGGAGCGGGTCCTGGCGGGTACGGGCCTGACGTACGAACTGCACGCCAACGGCACGAACATCGAGGGGGAGTGGGACGCGGTGATGGGCGCCATCCGCGCCTGCCACGAGCGGCTCCACGCCATGGGCGTGCCCCGCATCCACACGGACATCAAGCTGGGCACCCGCTCCGACCGCCCCCAGGCCATGGCCGACAAGGTGGCCAGCGTGAAGCGGGTCCTGGGGAATTGA
- a CDS encoding M13 family metallopeptidase — MLAKLVAGSLILAAPVLTGAAPAKAAAAKAGPTYGTFGVDTPGMDKTVKPGDDFGQFVNGNYLKNLVIPADRSSFGMFDKLRDLSQERTRGIVEAAAKAKGAKKGSEEQKVGDFYASFMDEAGIEAKGLAPLKPQMDAIAAIADRAQLAKAMGLAGRQGINTPVGVGPEQDLKDPSIYSVYVGQGGLGLPDRDYYLDTKNPKFAEIRAKYQTHIAAMLRLAGIAEPEAKAKAIYDLEVKIAGSHWTQVESRQIEKLYNPVTREGLDAAYPGLDWTSLLTALGVNGQKQLIIANPSAILGAAKLLGSEPLDTWKAYLAYHTLSDAAPFLPKALVAENFAFNGTVLSGQPEIQPRWKRGADFTTGALGEAVGKLYVAKYFPPEAKAQADALVKNIINAMDKRLANLTWMDAKTKAEARTKLAKFTPKIGYPDKWRDYSSLEIVRGDALGNAERVAEFNYRRKLDKIGKPIDRSEWGMTPMTVNAYANPLWNEIVFPAAILQAPFFDPKADPAVNYGGIGAVIGHEISHHFDDQGRKFDEDGKLADWWTPEDVKRFTALTDKVVKQYAAYEPLKGSHVNGELTLGENMADLAGVTVALDAYHASLGGKPAKVVGGYTGDQRFFLGFGQIWRSRYRDASLLNRLTTDPHTPGFVRPTVVRNLDSWYQAFGVKPGEKLYLAPADRIKVW, encoded by the coding sequence TTGTTGGCGAAACTCGTGGCGGGATCCCTGATCCTGGCCGCTCCCGTCCTCACCGGCGCCGCGCCGGCCAAGGCCGCCGCGGCGAAGGCCGGTCCCACCTACGGCACCTTCGGCGTCGATACCCCCGGCATGGACAAGACGGTCAAGCCCGGCGACGACTTCGGCCAGTTCGTCAACGGAAACTACCTCAAGAACCTGGTGATCCCCGCGGACCGCTCCAGCTTCGGCATGTTCGACAAGCTGCGCGATCTGAGCCAGGAGCGCACCCGCGGCATCGTGGAGGCCGCGGCCAAGGCCAAGGGCGCCAAGAAGGGCAGCGAGGAGCAGAAGGTCGGCGACTTCTACGCCAGCTTCATGGACGAGGCGGGCATCGAGGCCAAGGGGCTCGCCCCCCTCAAGCCCCAGATGGACGCCATCGCGGCCATCGCCGACCGCGCCCAGCTGGCCAAGGCCATGGGCCTGGCTGGCCGCCAGGGGATCAACACCCCCGTGGGCGTGGGGCCGGAGCAGGACCTGAAGGATCCCTCCATCTATTCCGTCTACGTGGGCCAGGGCGGCCTGGGCCTGCCGGACCGGGACTACTACCTCGACACCAAGAACCCCAAGTTCGCCGAGATCCGGGCCAAGTACCAGACCCACATCGCGGCCATGCTGCGCCTGGCGGGCATCGCCGAGCCCGAGGCCAAGGCCAAGGCCATCTATGACCTGGAAGTGAAGATCGCCGGCAGCCACTGGACCCAGGTGGAGAGCCGCCAGATCGAGAAGCTCTACAACCCCGTCACCCGCGAGGGCCTGGACGCGGCCTACCCGGGCCTGGACTGGACCTCCCTGCTCACCGCCCTCGGCGTGAACGGCCAGAAGCAGCTGATCATCGCCAATCCCAGCGCCATCCTCGGCGCGGCCAAGCTCCTGGGCAGCGAGCCCCTGGACACCTGGAAGGCCTACCTGGCCTACCACACCCTCAGCGACGCCGCGCCCTTCCTGCCCAAGGCCCTGGTGGCCGAGAACTTCGCCTTCAACGGCACGGTGCTTTCGGGCCAGCCCGAGATCCAGCCCCGCTGGAAGCGCGGCGCCGACTTCACCACCGGCGCGCTGGGTGAAGCCGTGGGCAAGCTTTACGTCGCCAAGTACTTCCCCCCCGAGGCCAAGGCCCAGGCGGATGCCCTGGTGAAGAACATCATCAACGCCATGGACAAGCGCCTCGCCAACCTCACCTGGATGGACGCCAAGACCAAGGCCGAGGCCCGCACCAAGCTCGCCAAGTTCACCCCCAAGATCGGGTATCCCGACAAGTGGCGCGACTACTCCAGCCTCGAGATCGTGCGCGGCGACGCCCTGGGCAACGCGGAACGGGTCGCCGAGTTCAACTACCGGCGCAAGCTGGACAAGATCGGCAAGCCCATCGACCGCTCCGAGTGGGGCATGACGCCCATGACGGTCAACGCCTACGCCAATCCCCTGTGGAACGAGATCGTGTTCCCCGCGGCCATCCTCCAGGCGCCCTTCTTCGATCCCAAGGCGGATCCTGCCGTGAACTACGGCGGCATCGGCGCCGTCATCGGCCACGAGATCAGCCACCACTTCGACGACCAGGGCCGCAAGTTCGACGAGGACGGCAAGCTCGCCGACTGGTGGACCCCCGAGGACGTCAAGCGCTTCACCGCCCTCACCGACAAGGTCGTCAAGCAGTACGCCGCGTACGAGCCCCTCAAGGGCTCCCACGTGAACGGCGAGCTGACCCTGGGCGAGAACATGGCGGACCTGGCCGGCGTCACCGTGGCCCTGGACGCCTACCACGCCTCCCTGGGCGGCAAGCCCGCCAAGGTCGTGGGCGGCTACACCGGCGATCAGCGCTTCTTCCTGGGCTTCGGCCAGATCTGGCGCTCCCGCTACCGGGATGCGAGCCTGCTCAACCGGCTCACCACCGATCCCCACACCCCCGGCTTCGTGCGGCCCACCGTCGTGCGCAACCTGGATTCCTGGTACCAGGCCTTCGGCGTGAAGCCCGGCGAGAAGCTCTACCTGGCCCCCGCCGACCGCATCAAGGTCTGGTAG